Proteins from a genomic interval of Dunckerocampus dactyliophorus isolate RoL2022-P2 chromosome 5, RoL_Ddac_1.1, whole genome shotgun sequence:
- the camk1db gene encoding calcium/calmodulin-dependent protein kinase 1Db, with protein sequence MAKENGESGNESWKKQVDDIKSVFDFKEVLGTGAFSEVVMAREKATGKMVAIKCIPKKALKGKETSLENEIAVLRKIKHENIVALEDIYESSNHLYLIMQLVSGGELFDRIVEKGFYTEMDASRLIRQVLDAVNYLHSMGIVHRDLKPENLLYFSPHDESKIMISDFGLSKMEGTGDVMATACGTPGYVAPEVLAQKPYSKAVDCWSIGVIAYILLCGYPPFYDENDSKLFEQILKADYEFDAPYWDDISDSAKDFISCLMEKDPEKRFTCDQALEHPWIAGDTALCKNIHESVSRQMRKNFAKSKWRQAFNATAVIRHMRRLQLGTSFGGSIHSSTALATPNPANRAPAKSQSVDCAPLGIDNFPPISTLPVKAFNQDSDASSAVLEEPALVVEPARPRPSTVTVIHTGTK encoded by the exons TGGTGCGTTCTCTGAGGTGGTGATGGCTCGGGAGAAGGCCACCGGAAAGATGGTCGCCATCAAGTGCATCCCCAAAAAGGCTCTAAAGGGGAAGGAGACCAGTTTGGAGAATGAGATCGCTGTTCTTAGGAA GATAAAGCATGAGAATATTGTGGCTCTGGAGGACATTTATGAGAGCTCCAACCACCTGTACCTCATAATGCAGCT GGTGTCTGGTGGTGAACTTTTTGACCGCATCGTGGAGAAGGGCTTCTACACCGAGATGGATGCCAGTCGGCTCATCCGGCAAGTTTTGGATGCTGTCAACTACCTCCACTCCATGGGTATTGTGCACAGAGACCTGAAG CCAGAGAACCTTCTCTACTTTAGCCCGCACGACGAGTCAAAGATCATGATCAGCGACTTTGGCCTGTCCAAGATGGAGGGAACTGGCGACGTGATGGCGACGGCCTGCGGGACTCCGGGATATGTGG CACCTGAGGTGTTAGCGCAGAAGCCCTACAGTAAAGCTGTTGACTGCTGGTCTATAGGGGTCATCGCTTATATTCT GCTTTGTGGTTACCCTCCTTTCTACGACGAGAACGACTCCAAGCTCTTTGAGCAGATCCTCAAGGCCGACTATGAGTTTGACGCACCCTACTGGGACGACATATCAGATTCTG CCAAAGACTTCATCAGCTGTCTCATGGAGAAGGATCCAGAAAAGAGGTTTACATGCGACCAGGCTCTCGAGCACCCCTG GATTGCAGGAGACACAGCTCTCTGCAAGAACATTCACGAATCCGTCAGTCGACAGATGCGGAAAAACTTTGCCAAAAGCAAGTGGAGG CAAGCCTTTAACGCAACAGCTGTGATCCGCCACATGAGGCGTCTACAGCTGGGCACCAGCTTTGGCGGCAGTATCCACAGCAGCACCGCCTTGGCCACGCCCAACCCCGCTAACCGAGCGCCGGCCAAAAGTCAGTCTGTGGACTGTGCACCGCTCGGCATCGACAACT TTCCTCCAATTTCCACCCTGCCTGTTAAGGCCTTCAATCAGGACTCGGACGCATCCTCTGCCGTTCTGGAGGAGCCGGCGTTGGTGGTGGAGCCGGCCAGGCCACGCCCCTCCACCGTCACGGTCATCCACACTGGGACTAAATGA